From one Chryseobacterium sp. 3008163 genomic stretch:
- a CDS encoding VanZ family protein, which yields MMLKKFYKFIILPYTIFLLYLMFFGMGRFQYNENVIRIEPLFSTLSYIENTIRWWDIIRVVLGNVVMFIPFGFLGWVFPQVKDLKNTVIAFVSAIVIVEALQYFSRLGIFEVDDIILNTFGVYLGWQICRFIELRFKSLVV from the coding sequence ATGATGTTAAAGAAATTTTATAAATTCATCATTTTACCCTATACAATTTTTCTGCTCTATCTGATGTTTTTCGGGATGGGAAGATTTCAATATAATGAAAATGTGATCAGAATTGAGCCCTTATTTTCAACATTGAGCTACATTGAAAATACAATTCGTTGGTGGGATATTATTCGTGTTGTTTTAGGGAATGTCGTAATGTTTATTCCTTTTGGTTTTTTGGGATGGGTATTTCCTCAGGTAAAAGATTTGAAAAATACTGTTATAGCGTTTGTTTCTGCTATTGTGATTGTAGAAGCTCTTCAATACTTTTCAAGATTGGGCATTTTTGAGGTGGATGATATTATCCTGAATACTTTTGGAGTTTATTTGGGTTGGCAGATTTGTAGGTTTATTGAATTACGTTTTAAAAGTTTAGTTGTATAA
- the proC gene encoding pyrroline-5-carboxylate reductase: MKIAIIGAGNMGLSFSKSFLKYELIKPENLQLITRNQSKISKISEEFPKSKISIFDDVEELDADLIIIAVKPQDFQQVAENFKFKLKENQMILSIMAGIKIGKIQKLLNHQSVVRAMPNSPTLLGMGITGYTSAEGISFNELMNVERLLNSTGRSVYLENEDLLDGVTALSGSGPAYFYYIVDAMIKAGIQMGIDENLSKLFVKQTMLGAYHLINNSEKNLEELIKDVASKGGTTEAALKTFEDNNFKEILQKGILNAEKRAKELNG, translated from the coding sequence ATGAAAATCGCCATCATTGGAGCCGGAAATATGGGCTTATCTTTTTCTAAATCTTTCCTGAAATACGAATTGATAAAACCCGAAAACCTTCAGCTAATCACGAGAAATCAATCGAAAATCTCCAAAATATCAGAAGAATTTCCAAAATCGAAAATTTCAATTTTTGATGATGTTGAAGAATTAGATGCAGATTTAATTATCATCGCAGTAAAACCACAGGACTTTCAGCAAGTTGCGGAAAATTTTAAATTTAAATTAAAAGAAAACCAGATGATTCTTTCCATCATGGCAGGAATCAAAATCGGGAAAATTCAAAAACTACTCAACCATCAATCGGTTGTAAGAGCAATGCCCAATTCCCCTACTCTTTTGGGAATGGGAATCACAGGCTACACCTCTGCAGAAGGAATTTCTTTCAATGAGTTAATGAACGTCGAAAGGCTTTTAAACAGCACCGGAAGATCCGTCTATCTTGAAAATGAAGATTTATTAGACGGCGTTACCGCACTTTCCGGAAGTGGACCCGCTTATTTCTATTATATCGTTGACGCCATGATCAAAGCCGGAATCCAGATGGGAATTGATGAAAATCTTTCTAAACTTTTCGTGAAGCAAACAATGCTTGGCGCTTATCATTTAATCAATAATTCCGAAAAAAACTTGGAGGAACTCATCAAAGATGTAGCTTCTAAAGGCGGAACCACCGAAGCTGCTTTAAAAACATTTGAAGACAATAATTTCAAAGAGATTTTACAAAAAGGAATTTTAAATGCCGAAAAAAGGGCTAAAGAATTGAATGGATAA
- the murB gene encoding UDP-N-acetylmuramate dehydrogenase, which produces MHENFSLKPYNTFGVEANARYFAEVNSIEELTQTLKQAKNQTLPILFLGGGSNILLTKNFEGLAIQLHLKGISEEITNENEVLVTAQAGENWHEFVQFCLNKNYGGLENLSLIPGNVGTSPMQNIGAYGTEIKDVFVECKVLNLETLEVETLNAEQCRFGYRDSIFKQEGKGKYVILEVSFKLTKENHLIKTEYGAIQSELQKLGIENPTIQDISIAIINIRQSKLPDPKVIGNAGSFFKNPTIPLNQFEDLKQKFDNIQGYPNGNSVKVPAGWLIEQCGWKGKQIGNVASHKLQSLVIINATGNATGKEIFDFSTMIIDSVKDKFGIELEREVNIL; this is translated from the coding sequence ATGCACGAAAATTTTTCTTTAAAACCTTACAACACTTTCGGTGTAGAAGCAAACGCCAGATATTTTGCAGAAGTAAATTCTATAGAAGAATTAACACAAACCCTTAAGCAAGCAAAAAATCAAACACTTCCAATTCTTTTCCTCGGAGGTGGAAGCAATATTTTGTTAACGAAAAATTTTGAAGGATTAGCAATTCAGCTTCATTTAAAAGGAATTTCGGAAGAAATCACCAACGAGAATGAAGTTTTAGTAACCGCACAAGCTGGCGAAAACTGGCATGAATTCGTGCAATTTTGTTTAAATAAAAATTATGGCGGATTAGAAAACCTTTCTTTGATTCCAGGAAACGTAGGAACTTCACCGATGCAAAATATCGGTGCATACGGAACTGAAATAAAAGATGTATTTGTAGAATGTAAAGTTTTAAATTTAGAAACACTTGAAGTCGAAACTTTAAACGCGGAACAGTGCAGATTTGGGTACAGAGATTCTATTTTTAAACAGGAAGGAAAAGGAAAGTATGTGATTTTGGAAGTAAGTTTTAAGCTTACAAAAGAAAACCATTTAATTAAAACAGAATACGGCGCTATACAATCTGAATTACAAAAATTAGGTATTGAAAACCCTACCATTCAGGATATTTCAATAGCCATCATCAATATCAGACAAAGCAAATTACCCGACCCGAAAGTCATTGGAAATGCAGGAAGTTTTTTTAAAAACCCAACAATTCCTTTAAATCAATTTGAAGATTTAAAACAAAAATTTGACAACATTCAAGGATATCCGAACGGCAATTCTGTGAAAGTTCCCGCAGGCTGGCTGATCGAACAATGCGGCTGGAAAGGAAAACAAATCGGAAACGTGGCTTCACACAAATTACAATCTTTAGTCATCATCAACGCAACCGGAAACGCAACCGGAAAAGAAATTTTTGATTTTTCTACAATGATTATTGATTCTGTGAAAGATAAGTTTGGGATTGAGCTGGAAAGAGAAGTGAATATTCTTTAA
- a CDS encoding pyridoxal phosphate-dependent aminotransferase — protein sequence MPNISNRAQQMPPSPVRKLVPFALQAKQRGTKVYHLNIGQPDIETPETALNALKNIDLKVLEYALSEGNIEYRKALTEYYHSLDFTDLTPDNFIVTNGGSEALNFAISTLCDDGDEVIIPEPYYANYNGFTSTFNVNVVAVPSTIDTGFALPPIEEFEKKITAKTRAIVICNPGNPTGYLYTREELQQLADIALKYDIVIISDEVYREYVYDGKQQISMLAFPELSDNCIIIDSESKRYSMCGVRIGCLLTRSKKIHDAAMLFAQARLSPVLLGQIAATAAHQNDGAYIRAVREEYTHRRNVLVDLLNAIPGVICPKPKGAFYCVAELPVDDTEIFAQWLLEKYSLNNETIMVAPAGGFYSNPELGKKQVRIAYVLKEQDLRKSVAILQAALENYNSDKRH from the coding sequence ATGCCGAATATCTCAAACAGAGCACAACAGATGCCACCTTCACCGGTAAGAAAACTGGTTCCATTCGCCCTTCAGGCAAAACAAAGAGGAACAAAAGTTTATCACTTAAATATCGGGCAACCCGATATCGAAACTCCGGAAACCGCTCTTAACGCTTTAAAAAATATTGATTTAAAAGTATTAGAATACGCTTTATCAGAGGGAAACATTGAGTACAGAAAAGCATTGACAGAGTATTACCACTCTTTAGATTTTACAGATTTAACGCCAGACAACTTCATTGTAACCAATGGCGGATCTGAAGCTTTGAATTTTGCAATTTCCACATTATGTGACGATGGTGACGAAGTGATTATTCCGGAGCCTTATTATGCAAACTATAATGGTTTCACAAGCACTTTTAACGTAAATGTGGTTGCAGTACCTTCTACAATCGACACAGGATTTGCATTACCTCCGATTGAAGAGTTTGAGAAAAAAATCACCGCAAAAACGAGAGCAATCGTTATTTGTAATCCCGGAAATCCAACCGGATATCTATATACAAGAGAAGAACTTCAGCAATTGGCAGATATTGCTTTAAAATATGATATCGTCATTATTTCAGATGAAGTTTACAGAGAATATGTTTATGATGGGAAACAGCAAATTTCTATGTTGGCTTTTCCTGAATTAAGTGACAACTGTATTATCATCGATTCAGAATCTAAGCGTTACTCAATGTGTGGAGTAAGAATCGGATGCTTATTGACTCGTTCTAAAAAAATTCATGATGCCGCAATGCTTTTTGCACAGGCGAGATTGAGCCCTGTACTTTTAGGACAAATCGCTGCAACTGCCGCTCACCAAAATGACGGAGCCTACATCAGAGCGGTAAGAGAAGAATACACTCACAGAAGAAACGTTTTGGTAGATTTATTAAACGCAATTCCGGGTGTGATTTGCCCGAAACCTAAAGGTGCTTTTTATTGTGTAGCAGAACTTCCGGTGGATGATACAGAAATATTCGCTCAGTGGTTATTAGAAAAATATTCTTTAAATAACGAAACCATCATGGTTGCACCAGCTGGCGGATTTTACAGCAATCCTGAATTAGGAAAAAAACAGGTAAGAATCGCTTACGTTCTTAAAGAACAGGATTTAAGAAAAAGTGTTGCGATATTGCAGGCTGCGTTAGAAAATTACAATTCAGACAAACGTCACTAA